Sequence from the Sphingobacteriaceae bacterium GW460-11-11-14-LB5 genome:
CCGGCACTGAACAAAATTCTGTTTCCACTTGCCTCTGCCACTGCTTTATAGGCGGTATCTACTACAAATAACACATCATGTGTCGATTTATCGTTAAATGTTTTAACTAAGGTTGGATAGATTTCGAAATAAGTAGCGATCAACTTTTTTCTTAACGCCGGATCTAAGTCCGGATCTTTGCTGATAAATGTTAATTCATAACCTTTGTGTTTTTCTTTACTGTAAGAAACCCAGTTTTTTGAGAGTGCGGAAAACAGTTCCTTTTGGATTTTCTTTTGTGATTTATTTTTAACCCACTGGCTGTTTACTTTAATTTCTCCAGCTTTGGCTTTTATTGTTGGCGTTTCTGCTGTTACCAGATCTAACACTACGCTTCTTTTGGTACGGTATCCATCTGCCTGGGCAAATTTTGGATAGACCTGAAAAAAAGCCGCCTTAAGTTTGGCATCTACTATCGCATTGGTAGCACTGTCTTTATCGTTAATGGTAATTTTGTATTCTCTTTCTCTATTCTGAGCAAAAGTATTTGCACCTATAAAAGATATAAACGCGAGAAATAATAACTTCTTAATCATGATTTTTTTGTGTGGGTTTTGAAAAGCAGAAATGATCTTGCTGTTGGCAAAATCATTTCTGTGGGTTTATTATATTGTAATTTAATAGGTAATAGCTGGAAAATCGATTTTAGCTTTGGCCAGCATTGGCGCCCAGTCTGCTCCTTTTTCGTCTTTCGATCCAAAAGCTGTTAATGCAAGCGGTGCCAAATCTGCTTTCGCTGCCCCGCTCCAAAAGTGAATAAATTCTCCAAAATTCATTTTTCTGGTATATTGCTGATAGCTTTTACCTTGTACAGTGATTTGTTGTTTAGGAAATTGTTGAGACAACAAGGTAAAGAAACCATTTAAAACCTTTGCTTTACCGTAGTTTTCATAAATTGGAAGAAACCAATTCTTGAACCACTGTGTGCCTGCCTTAGGATAACTGTCGGTAACGGTCATCATTTTATTGTACCAACGTTGTGCATCAGCGGTTCTGTTTAAGCCTAAATACACATCGTATTGATAAATCTCCATCCACTTACTATCATGCCAGATATCGAAAGCCGGCGATTCTTTTACCCCTTTTGATGCGCCTTCTACAATATGGCCGATTTCGTGCGTAGATAAATCAATGTCATTATCAATGCCAGTGGTCCAGGCATCAAGGCTACTGGCGCCGCAATCGGTTACGTTTCTATAATCGTGCCCTGCATCCAGATAAGTACCCGGGTGCCCCCCGCTATATTTACCTGCATGATAAATTACAAATAAGCGGCTATCATCTCCGAATTTACCATAAGTTTTTTTGGTATAGTTCCAGGCTTCGGCCATATATGTTTTTGGCCAGGCAACAGTGGGTTTAACATCGCCGTCGTAATAAACCACTACGCTGGTATCGTAATAAACACGGTTTAGCAACTGAACATGTTCAAACCAATGCTCCTTCCATGTTTTAGGTGGTGCATCTGGCGGATCTACGCTTTCTACGAACGGTGGCGCTGGCTTTACGGTTTCTAATGGTGCATTTTTACTGTTGCAGGCTAATACAGCAAACAGCAAAATTGCCGATAACGATAACATGTTTTTCATAGCGGTAGTATTAATGGGTTAAAAAAGCACCAGGTGAAACACCCGGTGCTATATGGATTTTACCAGCCTGTATTCTGAACGACTAATGGTACTTTTTGAACCTCACCGTTTGGTATAGGCCATAAATAATGTTTCTTATCAAATACACGAGATTCAGTAGTTACCACATTGTAAAAGCCATCGGCAGCATTCTTTTGAATATTTAAACCTAAAATTACTTTATCTGTAGTTTCAGCAATTTTCCACCTTCTTGTATCAAAATAACGATGAGATTCAAAAGCAAGCTCAACCCTTCTCTCTCTTCTGATCGCATCACGCATATCAGCGGGGATAGGCAATGCATTAGCTCCAGCTCCATATTGAGGAACACCTGCACGCTCACGGATTTTATTTAAATAGATTAAAATATCTGGATTACCTGGATCAGATTCATTTAATGCTTCTACATAATCTAAATAGATCTCTGCAAGGCGGATAAAAATATTTGTTCTACCACCAGTACTCCAACCACTTAAAGAAAGATTTTTTCTTTGTGTATAGCCTGTTCCTGAGTAATCGGTATTACTGATGCTTCCTTTACCTGCATTTCCGTTAAATTCGAAACTGGTTATCAAGCTAGAATTTGGGTTAATCCATTTTCTATTGGTATAGGTTATCCCCACATAAAAACGTGGCTCTCTCCCCACATACATGTTGCTAACCTGTCTTGTAACATTGTCGTCAGGCGCCTGAAAGCTGGTAAATCCACCTGTTTCACTATAACCCGAAAGCGGATCATCAGTTGATCTTCCATTAGCCATGAAATACGCTCTTACCAGTTGCTGAGAAACTGACAGGAACGACCCTCCTTTATCACCACCAGTTCCATTGTTATGGTTAGGTGCCATGTTATATTGTAAATTGGTGATATCGGCGTTACCTTTAGCAAAGATCACCTCCGAATTCCAATCGGTTAACATTACATCTCTACAAGAAAGGAATGCAGTAAGAAAAGGAGTGGTACCTGTTTTAACATACAGCGTGAAACTAGGAAAGGTTGTAATGAAAGATTTAGCCGCATCAGCTGCTCTTTTCCATTTTGCAGCACTAGCCGTTTGACTAATTAATTGTTTACCATCTTTATTCTTAAGATTTGCATAGTCTGTATTTCCGTTAAATAAGGGGCTGGCTGCTGTTAATAAAACCTGTACTTTATAGGCTTGTGCAACTGCTTTGTTAACATGACCATAATCATCGTTCGATACCGGAATAGCAGGCAAATTTGCAGTTACAGCATCAAGCTCACTTACAATATAATCTACACACTCATCGAATGAATTACGAGGCTTACTTATCGTTTCAATCGGTGCATCTGCAGCTATCGGCTCATTACCCAATAAAATTACCGGACCGTATTGACGCAGCAAATAATAATAATAAATGGCTCTGATTGCTCTAGCTTCATTGTAATACCTGGAAATAAAATCAACCCCATTTAAATTACAGTCTGTACATTTGCTAACGTTCGCCATAAAATTACTCGATGCCTGTATACCTCTGTAATATAACTGCCACATCGTATTTACCTGTCCTGTTGTTGCATCCCAGTTACCACTATTAAGGTTATTTGAAAAACTACTTGGCAAGGTGTAATCTGCTTCATCCGAAGCGCCTGTCCATGGACCCGCTGTATAACCATTTGCAGGAAAACGTTGCTGCATTTCATCTGGTAAGGTAGAGTAAACGTTTGCAAGTAACTGATCTACGGTAGCTTTGGTGGCAAACGATTCGTCAAATGTTAACCTGTCGTTAGGTACCTGATCCAGGAATTTTTTGCAACCTGCATTACTTAAAACCAGCAAGGTTGCTATTGTGAATATATATATCTTCTTCATGATGATTAAAAATTAGCTGTAAAACCTAAGGTATAAGTGGTCGTTAGCGGATATTTGGTTCCATTACTAGAGGCTAATTCCGGATCCCACAGTTTAAACTTGCTGATCGTAAACACATTGTAACCTGTTGCATAAATTCTTAAACGATTGATACCAATTTTTTTGATTCCATTTTTTATTGTGTAACCCAAATCAAGATTTTTCAATCTTAAATAACTGATATCACGTTTCCACCAGGTACTCGTTTGAAAATTGTTGTTATTTACACCATAGGATAATCTTGGATAAAAGGCATCCTGACGTGGATTATCAACCGTCCAGCGGTCTGTAGCAATAGCATGTAAATTGCCTAAGCCACCTGATGCCGTAAATGGCTGAATGGCATCACCACTTAAAATGATATCAGCATTATCCTGACCCTGGAAAAAAGCGCCTAAATCGAAACCTTTATACCTCAAAGAGAATCCAAATCCATACATTGTTGATGGAACGTCGCCTCTGCCAATAATAGTTCGGTCAAATGCGTCGATAATACCATCACCATTTAAATCTTTGTATTTAATATCTCCAGGGAGCAAAGTTCCAAACTGTTTAGGACTTGCATTAATTTCGGCTTGACTTGTAAATAAACCTTCAGCAATATATCCTGTACGTGCCAAAATATTACTTCCCCTTAGTTCTTGCCAAGGATATTTGGTTGGGGCCTGATCATT
This genomic interval carries:
- a CDS encoding secretory protein, with the protein product MIKKLLFLAFISFIGANTFAQNREREYKITINDKDSATNAIVDAKLKAAFFQVYPKFAQADGYRTKRSVVLDLVTAETPTIKAKAGEIKVNSQWVKNKSQKKIQKELFSALSKNWVSYSKEKHKGYELTFISKDPDLDPALRKKLIATYFEIYPTLVKTFNDKSTHDVLFVVDTAYKAVAEASGNRILFSAGYMKAHPTDIDVVTHETMHIVQGYGYSAGPVWLTEGIADYVRYKYGVDNVGSKWSLPEYNAKQNYKNSYRITARFFAWLEQNVKPGLIATLDQQLRAHQYNEQSWAALTGKTVDQLWEDYSKEPQKVSLTYSSKK
- a CDS encoding RagB/SusD family nutrient uptake outer membrane protein gives rise to the protein MKKIYIFTIATLLVLSNAGCKKFLDQVPNDRLTFDESFATKATVDQLLANVYSTLPDEMQQRFPANGYTAGPWTGASDEADYTLPSSFSNNLNSGNWDATTGQVNTMWQLYYRGIQASSNFMANVSKCTDCNLNGVDFISRYYNEARAIRAIYYYYLLRQYGPVILLGNEPIAADAPIETISKPRNSFDECVDYIVSELDAVTANLPAIPVSNDDYGHVNKAVAQAYKVQVLLTAASPLFNGNTDYANLKNKDGKQLISQTASAAKWKRAADAAKSFITTFPSFTLYVKTGTTPFLTAFLSCRDVMLTDWNSEVIFAKGNADITNLQYNMAPNHNNGTGGDKGGSFLSVSQQLVRAYFMANGRSTDDPLSGYSETGGFTSFQAPDDNVTRQVSNMYVGREPRFYVGITYTNRKWINPNSSLITSFEFNGNAGKGSISNTDYSGTGYTQRKNLSLSGWSTGGRTNIFIRLAEIYLDYVEALNESDPGNPDILIYLNKIRERAGVPQYGAGANALPIPADMRDAIRRERRVELAFESHRYFDTRRWKIAETTDKVILGLNIQKNAADGFYNVVTTESRVFDKKHYLWPIPNGEVQKVPLVVQNTGW